A region from the Nostoc sp. HK-01 genome encodes:
- a CDS encoding GAF sensor signal transduction histidine kinase has translation MVEPENKLFALKDGWASQETREQQRLTVLSELGLRQPETIPVFEEATQTAAHFLEAPISILGFVDQERHWFKSSVGLSRLGLMNHLAQNRQLLRRESFCTQVVESCRELVINDTQKYSNNTIVTSKLVQEYGIRAYLGVPLIDSSGHCLGALAVMDLVPREFKNRDIEFLQIIARWSMSEFERNRLLQSRSEKSNHKSASTLFINEEATNSLKLTSATLEKESRSTRQLKLELLGQLTQELRTPLTSVLGMASVLGREIYGPLTTKQREYLEIIQHSGRYLLSLVNEITELGTVDENSLVLNIAPVDIEMLCQQAINSLEEPANRREQDIRLSIEPGRGRIWPLDKDKVRQILYHMVFSVIQLSATGSIVRIHVSYKENILTITVWVSHPWLGDGITEVDPYFRLHPLSLLELANEAASYSTYSTNQDELGGLSITLEQSPNLTDSYSDLLSVNPDLELVKSNNSLSRESLGLLLSCQLAELHGGQISIQGSAESGHRYVLSLPLQTATTTEAVNDI, from the coding sequence ATGGTAGAGCCTGAAAACAAATTATTTGCTCTTAAGGATGGTTGGGCCTCTCAGGAAACGAGAGAACAACAACGACTCACAGTATTATCTGAACTGGGTTTGCGGCAACCTGAAACAATTCCAGTCTTTGAGGAAGCTACTCAAACGGCTGCCCATTTTTTGGAAGCGCCAATTTCCATATTGGGATTTGTAGATCAGGAGCGCCACTGGTTCAAGTCATCTGTAGGTTTATCCAGACTAGGATTGATGAATCATTTGGCGCAAAACCGTCAGTTGTTGCGTCGAGAATCTTTCTGCACCCAAGTAGTAGAATCTTGTAGAGAATTAGTTATTAACGATACTCAAAAGTACAGTAATAATACTATTGTTACTAGTAAATTAGTTCAGGAATATGGCATTCGCGCTTATTTGGGAGTGCCATTAATTGATTCTTCAGGGCATTGTTTAGGTGCTTTGGCAGTTATGGATTTGGTACCGCGCGAATTTAAAAATCGAGATATTGAATTTTTACAAATCATAGCTCGTTGGAGCATGAGTGAATTTGAGCGGAATCGACTCCTGCAAAGTAGATCAGAAAAGAGTAATCATAAAAGCGCGTCTACTTTGTTTATTAATGAAGAAGCTACCAATAGCTTAAAATTAACATCAGCGACTTTAGAAAAAGAATCACGTTCTACTAGACAACTAAAATTAGAACTTTTAGGGCAACTTACGCAAGAGTTACGCACTCCTTTAACATCAGTATTAGGTATGGCTAGTGTCTTAGGTCGAGAAATTTATGGGCCTTTGACAACTAAGCAAAGAGAATATCTAGAAATTATTCAACACAGCGGGCGTTACTTACTTTCTTTAGTTAACGAGATTACTGAATTAGGCACAGTAGATGAAAATTCACTGGTACTAAACATAGCTCCAGTAGACATTGAAATGTTATGTCAACAAGCTATTAATAGTCTAGAAGAACCTGCTAACCGTCGGGAGCAAGATATTCGCCTCTCAATAGAACCTGGGCGTGGTCGCATTTGGCCTTTAGACAAAGACAAGGTGCGACAAATACTTTACCACATGGTTTTCAGTGTTATTCAATTATCGGCAACAGGTAGTATTGTGAGAATTCACGTCTCTTACAAGGAAAATATACTCACCATTACTGTTTGGGTTTCACATCCTTGGTTGGGAGATGGGATTACTGAAGTTGATCCCTATTTTCGTCTTCATCCCCTATCTCTACTGGAACTTGCCAACGAAGCGGCATCTTACAGTACTTATTCCACAAACCAAGATGAGTTAGGCGGTTTATCAATCACACTAGAACAATCACCAAACTTGACTGATTCCTACTCAGATTTGTTAAGTGTAAACCCTGATCTGGAGTTAGTTAAGAGTAATAATAGTTTATCCCGTGAAAGCTTAGGTTTGTTACTAAGTTGTCAGTTAGCAGAATTGCATGGTGGGCAAATTTCGATCCAAGGTTCAGCAGAATCAGGACACCGTTATGTACTTTCTTTGCCGCTACAAACTGCTACTACTACTGAAGCCGTTAACGATATTTAA
- a CDS encoding inorganic carbon transporter, whose amino-acid sequence MNLAWQRFTLSDLPLKEYLATSYLRRFAVGLFNSWRQSSILMQSGDMIAAALISLVYALAPFVSSTLIGLLLTACVGFWLLLTLSDEPVPATVPLVTPIHLLVLLYWGIAVVATALSPVKKAALNDLVTLTLYLLLFALCARVLRSPRLRSLIITLYLHISLIVSVYGLRQWFFGAAQLATWVDPESPLSKTTRVYSYLGNPNLLAGYLMPAVVLSLVAIFAWQGWIKKALALTMLVVNSACLILTFSRGGWIGLVVAILTAIALLVYWRSLELPRFWRTWSLPIILGGTLGLLLLAVIFVEPVRLRVFSIFADRQDSSNNYRRNVWDAVFEMIRDRPIIGIGPGHNAFNKIYPLYQHPRYSALSAYSILLEVAVETGFIGLACFLWLILVTFNTALLQLRRLRESRNIQGFWLIGACATLLGMLAHGTVDTIWFRPEVNTLWWLMVAIIASYWVPLNQNNSQPINSSNLDSATS is encoded by the coding sequence ATGAATTTAGCCTGGCAACGATTTACTTTATCTGATTTACCACTCAAAGAATACCTCGCTACTAGCTACTTACGCCGTTTTGCGGTTGGTTTGTTCAACTCGTGGCGGCAAAGCAGCATTCTGATGCAGTCGGGAGACATGATTGCAGCTGCTTTAATCAGCTTAGTTTATGCTCTTGCACCTTTTGTTTCAAGTACATTGATCGGGTTACTGCTGACAGCATGTGTAGGATTCTGGCTGTTGTTGACTTTATCTGATGAGCCAGTACCAGCAACTGTTCCGTTAGTTACGCCTATTCACTTATTGGTATTGCTTTATTGGGGAATTGCTGTAGTAGCTACAGCGTTATCACCAGTAAAAAAGGCCGCTTTGAACGACTTGGTGACATTAACACTATATTTGTTGCTGTTTGCCCTTTGTGCTAGGGTACTCAGGTCGCCGCGACTCCGGTCTTTGATTATTACCTTATATCTACATATATCGCTAATTGTTAGTGTATATGGATTACGGCAATGGTTTTTTGGCGCTGCCCAATTGGCTACATGGGTAGACCCGGAATCACCTTTGTCTAAAACAACCAGAGTTTATAGTTATTTGGGTAATCCTAATTTGTTAGCTGGATATTTAATGCCAGCTGTTGTTTTGAGTTTAGTAGCTATTTTCGCTTGGCAAGGTTGGATTAAAAAAGCTTTGGCATTGACTATGCTAGTTGTGAATAGTGCCTGCTTAATTTTGACTTTTAGCCGTGGCGGGTGGATAGGGCTAGTAGTGGCAATTTTAACTGCGATCGCATTATTAGTTTATTGGCGGAGTCTAGAACTCCCGCGTTTTTGGCGTACTTGGTCACTGCCGATAATTTTGGGAGGTACCCTGGGATTATTGCTCCTAGCAGTCATATTTGTGGAGCCAGTCCGACTGAGAGTTTTTAGCATTTTTGCTGATCGCCAAGATAGCAGTAATAATTATCGCCGTAATGTTTGGGATGCTGTCTTTGAAATGATTCGCGATCGCCCGATTATTGGCATTGGCCCCGGTCATAATGCTTTTAATAAAATCTACCCACTTTATCAACATCCTCGTTATAGTGCTTTAAGCGCCTATTCAATTCTGCTAGAGGTGGCTGTTGAAACTGGCTTTATTGGTTTAGCTTGTTTTCTGTGGCTAATCTTAGTCACCTTTAACACAGCATTGTTACAACTGCGAAGATTGCGAGAATCGAGAAATATCCAAGGATTTTGGTTAATCGGTGCTTGTGCTACTTTGCTGGGGATGTTAGCTCACGGTACAGTGGATACAATTTGGTTCCGGCCTGAAGTCAATACCCTTTGGTGGTTAATGGTTGCTATAATTGCCAGCTACTGGGTGCCGCTAAATCAAAACAATAGCCAACCGATTAATTCCTCTAACCTAGATTCAGCTACTAGTTAA